From a single Vitis vinifera cultivar Pinot Noir 40024 chromosome 18, ASM3070453v1 genomic region:
- the LOC100250635 gene encoding transcription factor bHLH93, translating into MEVNEHGFLEELLALRGDPWETIPTGMNEFFSHGWGFDYRFDENPVTFLPNSSFEAFSGPIEPGFGYSFNEMYSPFGDEFSTPQVTDSSYTKQDTPPFPTQEDYPFPMMEEEEPAVHPGVDLHNMGLQATCKVEPIQSTEFPVFNVGVCNEVKNKRTKKVEGQPSKNLMAERRRRKRLNDRLSMLRSVVPKISKMDRTSILGDTIDYMKELLERINNLQEENEVDSSQLNLLGIFKDLKPNEIMVRNSPKFDVERRNMDTRIEICCAGKPGLLLSTVNTLEALGLEIQQCVISCFNDFSMQASCSEELEKRTMVSSEELKQTLFRNAGYGGRCL; encoded by the exons atgGAGGTGAATGAACATGGCTTCTTGGAGGAGTTACTGGCTCTAAGAGGAGACCCTTGGGAAACCATTCCTACGGGAATGAATGAGTTCTTCTCACATGGCTGGGGTTTTGATTATCGTTTTGATGAAAACCCAGTTACTTTTCTTCCAAACTCTTCCTTCGAAGCATTCTCCGGACCTATTGAACCAGGGTTCGGTTACTCATTCAATGAAATGTACAGTCCATTTGGAGATGAATTCTCCACACCCCAGGTTACCGATTCCTCCTACACCAAGCAAGATACACCCCCATTTCCAACTCAAGAAGATTATCCATTTCCGATGATGGAGGAGGAGGAACCTGCAGTTCACCCTGGGGTCGATCTCCACAACATGGGGCTTCAAGCTACTTGTAAAGTGGAGCCAATTCAATCCACTGAATTTCCAGTTTTCAACGTGGGCGTATGTAACGAGGTAAAGAATAAGCGGACCAAGAAGGTGGAAGGGCAACCTTCCAAGAATCTAATGGCTGAGAGAAGGCGCAGGAAGCGATTGAATGACCGGCTTTCAATGCTAAGATCTGTTGTTCCCAAAATTAGCAAG ATGGACAGGACATCTATACTTGGAGATACCATAGATTACATGAAAGAGCTATTAGAGAGAATCAACAATCTGCAGGAAGAAAATGAAGTGGACTCCAGTCAGTTGAACTTGCTGGGCATATTCAAGGacttaaaaccaaatgaaatcaTGGTCAGAAATTCGCCTAAG TTTGATGTGGAAAGAAGAAACATGGATACCCGGATAGAAATTTGCTGTGCAGGGAAGCCAGGATTGTTACTATCTACAGTAAATACCCTGGAAGCATTAGGACTTGAGATTCAACAGTGTGTTATTAGTTGTTTCAATGATTTCTCAATGCAAGCTTCTTGCTCAGAG GAATTGGAGAAGAGAACAATGGTAAGTTCTGAGGAACTAAAGCAAACATTATTTAGAAATGCAGGGTATGGAGGAAGGTGTCTGTAG